A window of Costertonia aggregata contains these coding sequences:
- a CDS encoding OmpH family outer membrane protein, with amino-acid sequence MKQFKKIAVALMVFMAATSFVNAQSKVAHINVQELLSAMPEMKAAEAELKKLQETYRADIEGSLKEYQNKVTQYKNEAASKSDEENVKRGQELQGIEQNIGAAQQTAQQELQKKQAELFAPISDKAKAAIEKVAAAQGYDYVMDATQGGGLIVAKGKDLLADVKKELGF; translated from the coding sequence ATGAAACAATTCAAAAAAATTGCAGTAGCTTTAATGGTATTTATGGCAGCTACCAGTTTTGTTAACGCTCAAAGCAAAGTGGCCCATATTAATGTGCAGGAACTATTGTCGGCCATGCCTGAAATGAAAGCAGCTGAAGCAGAACTCAAAAAATTACAGGAAACCTATAGGGCCGATATTGAAGGTTCCTTAAAGGAATATCAAAACAAGGTTACCCAGTACAAGAACGAAGCGGCTTCAAAATCTGATGAGGAAAACGTAAAGAGAGGTCAAGAGCTACAGGGTATTGAGCAAAATATAGGAGCGGCACAGCAAACGGCACAGCAAGAGCTGCAGAAAAAACAAGCTGAGCTTTTTGCCCCTATTTCCGACAAGGCCAAGGCAGCTATTGAAAAAGTAGCGGCAGCCCAAGGGTATGATTATGTAATGGATGCTACACAAGGTGGCGGACTAATCGTTGCTAAAGGTAAAGATTTATTGGCCGATGTTAAAAAAGAACTAGGCTTCTAA
- a CDS encoding BamA/OMP85 family outer membrane protein, whose translation MKGFISLSFSTTFLLLLFTSTITAQEISYDQGEKYILGGLEVTGLQSYNEQTVKTYTGLRVGQPITVPGEQISAVIKKLWGLELFSDIKMYTTNIKGNQIFLELYIQERPTLSNVTVYGVKKRKVESIIDDTDLKKGKKITESLIANTKNYLQNKYKKQGFLNTKVTIATAKDTSATNAQNMVINIKKGEKVKISNIDFEGNEQLSDKKLSKALKKTKKKKFYRFWKKSKYIPADYKEDLKSLIEKYAENGFRDARILSDTLIKVDENNIDLKIKVEEGNKYYFGDIDFVGNTVYTDRQLARALGIKKGATYNGTLLRERIADDSKPDPQDLISLYQNFGYLFSSINPVEVSAENDTINFEIRIIEGKETFLDHVTVSGNDKTNDHVIFRELRTRPGQKYSKADIIRSIRELGQLGFFDAENVKPDIINPNPNTGTVDINYDLVEAGSSQIELQGGYGGGGFIGTLGLSFSNFSIQNLFKGEAYKPVPMGDGQTFALRVQASRTFRVYSLNFSEPWLGGVKPVRFNMSLSRTQQFGVTRDNRGRFEPNRDQQFSITGVTVGLAKRVQWPDDFFTVSHSLGYQLYDFKNYNTGLFNFGNGKSNAFTYTFGLSRNATGGGRIFPRSGSNFEITAKVTPPYSLISGKDFKGIRDESEELTSQIRELPQNDPSIGALNDRLEELEEERFKWLEYYKVKFKGDWYTTLLGSADKSLVLRTNAEFGFLGNYNSDIGDVPFERFFVGGDGLGNFTLDGRDIIQLRGYQNQALTPVNPLTGQQDGGLVYNKFSLELRYPLTLKPSASIYMLAFLEGGNAFNNFNDFNPFEIKRSAGAGIRIFMPAFGLLGIDFGYGFDPDNISGQPGPHGWETHFIIGQQF comes from the coding sequence ATGAAGGGCTTTATCTCCCTATCATTCTCAACCACTTTTTTATTACTCCTTTTTACTTCAACGATAACGGCCCAAGAAATTTCTTATGACCAAGGTGAAAAGTATATCCTGGGGGGGCTTGAGGTTACCGGACTTCAAAGTTATAACGAGCAAACCGTAAAAACATACACCGGTCTTAGGGTGGGGCAACCAATTACGGTTCCAGGAGAGCAAATAAGTGCCGTTATAAAAAAGCTATGGGGGTTAGAGCTTTTTAGCGATATCAAAATGTACACGACCAATATAAAGGGTAATCAAATATTCTTGGAACTCTATATTCAAGAGCGGCCCACCTTGTCCAATGTAACCGTATATGGCGTAAAGAAGAGAAAAGTAGAGTCCATTATTGATGATACAGACCTTAAAAAAGGAAAAAAGATTACCGAGAGCCTTATTGCCAACACGAAAAACTACCTTCAGAACAAATACAAAAAACAAGGTTTTCTAAACACTAAAGTTACTATTGCCACTGCCAAGGACACTTCTGCCACCAATGCCCAAAATATGGTAATCAACATTAAAAAGGGCGAGAAGGTAAAGATCAGCAATATTGATTTTGAAGGTAACGAGCAACTCTCGGACAAGAAACTAAGCAAAGCGTTAAAAAAGACAAAAAAGAAAAAATTCTACCGTTTCTGGAAAAAGTCCAAATACATACCCGCCGATTATAAGGAAGACCTCAAATCCTTGATAGAAAAATATGCTGAAAACGGATTTCGGGATGCCCGTATCCTCTCCGATACTTTGATAAAGGTAGATGAGAACAATATCGATTTGAAGATTAAAGTAGAAGAGGGAAACAAATACTACTTTGGCGATATAGACTTTGTGGGCAATACGGTATATACCGATAGGCAATTGGCACGTGCCTTGGGAATAAAAAAGGGGGCAACGTACAATGGTACGCTCTTACGGGAAAGAATCGCGGACGATTCCAAACCGGATCCACAAGACCTTATCAGTCTGTATCAAAATTTCGGTTACCTGTTCTCAAGTATCAATCCTGTTGAGGTTTCTGCCGAAAACGATACCATTAATTTTGAAATACGTATTATCGAGGGTAAAGAGACTTTCTTGGACCATGTAACCGTATCAGGTAATGATAAGACCAATGACCATGTTATTTTTAGGGAACTGCGTACTAGGCCGGGACAAAAATATAGCAAGGCAGATATTATACGTAGTATTCGTGAATTGGGGCAATTGGGCTTCTTTGATGCGGAGAACGTAAAACCTGATATTATCAACCCCAATCCGAACACGGGAACCGTTGATATCAATTATGATTTGGTTGAAGCTGGTTCCAGTCAAATAGAACTGCAAGGTGGTTATGGCGGCGGTGGCTTTATTGGGACGCTGGGATTATCGTTTAGTAACTTTTCGATACAAAATCTTTTCAAGGGCGAGGCGTATAAGCCGGTTCCTATGGGAGATGGTCAAACCTTTGCTTTACGTGTACAGGCGAGTAGGACCTTTAGGGTATATAGCCTTAATTTTTCCGAACCTTGGTTGGGCGGGGTCAAGCCGGTACGTTTCAATATGTCGCTTTCCCGAACACAGCAATTTGGTGTGACCAGGGACAATCGCGGAAGGTTCGAACCTAACAGAGACCAACAATTCTCGATTACCGGTGTCACGGTAGGTTTGGCCAAACGTGTACAATGGCCAGATGATTTTTTTACCGTATCTCATTCCTTGGGCTATCAATTATATGATTTTAAGAATTATAACACAGGGCTTTTTAACTTTGGTAATGGTAAATCAAACGCATTTACCTATACTTTTGGTCTGTCAAGAAATGCAACGGGTGGTGGTAGAATTTTCCCTAGAAGCGGTTCAAACTTTGAAATTACCGCAAAGGTCACCCCACCGTATTCTTTGATAAGTGGTAAGGATTTTAAAGGCATACGTGATGAAAGTGAAGAATTGACGTCACAGATACGAGAACTTCCTCAAAATGACCCATCCATTGGGGCGTTGAACGATAGGCTTGAAGAGCTTGAAGAGGAACGTTTTAAATGGTTGGAGTATTACAAGGTAAAATTCAAGGGAGATTGGTATACTACTTTATTAGGTAGTGCCGACAAATCGTTGGTGCTACGTACCAATGCTGAATTTGGATTCTTGGGCAACTATAACAGTGATATCGGGGACGTACCTTTTGAGCGTTTTTTTGTTGGTGGCGATGGTCTTGGGAATTTTACTTTAGACGGTCGGGATATCATACAACTACGTGGATATCAAAATCAAGCATTGACCCCTGTTAATCCTTTGACAGGGCAACAGGACGGTGGCTTGGTTTACAATAAATTTTCTTTGGAACTTAGGTATCCCCTAACCTTAAAACCGTCGGCATCAATATATATGTTGGCATTTTTAGAAGGTGGTAACGCATTCAACAATTTTAACGATTTTAATCCGTTTGAGATAAAGAGATCGGCTGGAGCAGGTATACGTATTTTTATGCCGGCATTTGGTCTATTGGGAATAGATTTTGGATACGGATTTGATCCTGATAATATATCGGGGCAACCGGGACCTCATGGTTGGGAAACCCATTTCATTATCGGGCAACAGTTTTAA
- the porG gene encoding type IX secretion system protein PorG — MRIFFVVALLFFFASGEAQTYEIGGFVGGANNIGDIGRTNFILPSGPAFGGLFKWNKSKRYAWRAHVIYGTFTADDSKSGLPSRQQRGFRIKNSVLEASAGLEFNFVEYNLHKLGPAFTPYLYTGLTYFRYDFKYFDAAQLQEIPGNQRDGSFAIPMTVGFKARISQALILGGEIGARYTFTDNLDASNPEGSNFEQFRFGNIFSDDWYVFSGITLTYTFGRKPCMDCFE, encoded by the coding sequence ATGAGGATATTTTTTGTTGTCGCCCTTTTGTTTTTTTTTGCTAGTGGTGAGGCCCAAACCTATGAAATAGGAGGGTTTGTAGGAGGTGCCAATAACATAGGCGATATAGGAAGAACAAATTTTATTCTTCCATCCGGTCCTGCTTTTGGTGGATTGTTCAAATGGAATAAAAGTAAACGATATGCGTGGCGTGCCCATGTTATTTATGGTACTTTTACAGCAGATGATTCAAAGTCGGGCTTACCCTCAAGGCAGCAGCGTGGATTTCGTATAAAAAATTCCGTTCTGGAAGCTTCAGCGGGATTGGAATTTAACTTTGTTGAGTATAATTTACATAAATTAGGCCCGGCATTTACGCCATATCTGTATACCGGATTAACCTATTTTAGATATGATTTTAAATATTTTGATGCGGCCCAGTTACAGGAAATACCCGGCAATCAAAGGGACGGCTCTTTCGCCATCCCCATGACTGTTGGCTTTAAGGCTAGAATAAGCCAAGCTTTGATCTTGGGCGGTGAAATAGGGGCTAGATATACATTTACAGACAATCTGGATGCCAGTAATCCGGAAGGTTCAAATTTTGAACAGTTTCGTTTTGGGAACATATTCAGTGATGATTGGTACGTTTTTTCAGGCATTACGCTAACCTATACTTTTGGAAGAAAACCCTGTATGGACTGTTTTGAGTAA
- a CDS encoding OmpH family outer membrane protein, producing the protein MKLTKSKALLILGLFLASVCTFAQRSIRMAYVDMEYILENVEEYRDASAQLETKVQKWKVEVEQKQSVVEQMKKDLMAERVLLTDELIAEREEEIQILEKEMFDYQQDRFGPQGDFVLQKQRLIQPIQDQVFNEVQKIGANKKYDFIFDKSADVVMLYSQKRHDISDLVLRGIARTRKVSAPKKKASAKRKFEELEGEPVEEEISDALKERQSQAKQAEEARAKTAEERRAEQLKLREERKKAYEARRKKLLEEREAKKKAKQEERKKETEKDTVN; encoded by the coding sequence ATGAAACTAACGAAATCAAAAGCTCTTTTAATCCTTGGTTTATTTTTAGCAAGCGTGTGCACATTTGCACAACGAAGCATTCGTATGGCCTATGTAGATATGGAGTATATCTTGGAGAATGTTGAGGAGTATCGCGATGCAAGCGCCCAACTGGAGACCAAGGTGCAAAAATGGAAAGTCGAGGTAGAGCAAAAGCAAAGTGTTGTTGAGCAGATGAAGAAAGATTTGATGGCCGAACGGGTTTTGTTGACCGATGAGCTCATTGCAGAAAGGGAAGAGGAAATACAGATATTGGAAAAAGAGATGTTCGACTACCAACAAGATCGTTTTGGGCCACAAGGTGATTTTGTATTGCAAAAACAACGGTTGATACAGCCCATACAAGACCAAGTCTTTAATGAAGTACAAAAAATAGGGGCCAATAAAAAGTATGATTTTATTTTTGATAAATCGGCAGATGTTGTAATGTTGTACTCCCAAAAAAGACATGATATCAGTGACTTGGTGCTAAGGGGAATAGCACGTACCCGAAAGGTGAGCGCCCCCAAGAAAAAGGCAAGTGCCAAGCGTAAATTTGAAGAACTTGAAGGAGAGCCGGTAGAAGAAGAAATTAGTGATGCGCTCAAAGAAAGACAAAGCCAGGCCAAGCAAGCGGAAGAAGCAAGGGCGAAAACAGCTGAGGAACGTAGGGCAGAGCAGCTAAAACTACGTGAAGAACGCAAAAAAGCATATGAGGCCCGAAGAAAAAAGCTGTTGGAAGAGCGAGAGGCCAAGAAAAAAGCCAAACAAGAAGAACGAAAAAAAGAAACGGAAAAAGATACCGTAAACTAG
- a CDS encoding isoprenyl transferase translates to MNTLQDLNDENLPAHLAIIMDGNGRWAKQKGRLRVFGHENGVKTVRDTVENCAKIGIRYLTLYTFSTENWKRPKLEVDTLMKLLVSSLKNELKTLNKNNIRLNAIGDIESLPQKANRELKEVISQTSKNDGMTLTLALSYGSREELKKAVKQISTKVKNNIISPEDIDETIINNHLYTHDLPDVDLLIRTSGEHRISNFLLWQIAYAELYFIDVLWPDFSEHHLIEAITNYQNRERRFGKTSEQLN, encoded by the coding sequence ATGAACACTTTACAAGACTTAAATGACGAAAACCTTCCTGCCCATTTGGCCATAATAATGGACGGTAACGGTAGGTGGGCCAAACAAAAAGGCAGACTACGGGTTTTTGGTCATGAGAACGGTGTAAAAACAGTTCGTGATACGGTAGAGAATTGTGCCAAAATAGGGATACGCTACCTTACCCTATATACCTTTTCGACAGAAAACTGGAAACGCCCTAAATTAGAGGTCGATACTTTGATGAAGCTGTTAGTGTCCTCTCTCAAAAATGAACTCAAGACACTTAATAAGAACAACATACGCCTAAATGCCATTGGTGATATAGAATCTTTGCCACAAAAGGCAAATAGGGAACTAAAAGAGGTCATTTCACAAACGTCTAAAAACGATGGGATGACCTTGACTTTGGCACTGAGCTATGGGTCTCGCGAAGAGCTTAAAAAGGCAGTAAAACAGATAAGTACCAAAGTTAAAAATAATATAATTTCTCCCGAAGATATTGATGAAACCATTATAAATAACCATCTTTACACGCACGATTTACCAGATGTAGATTTACTTATACGAACCAGTGGAGAGCATAGGATAAGTAATTTTCTGCTTTGGCAGATTGCCTATGCCGAATTATATTTTATTGATGTACTTTGGCCCGATTTTAGTGAGCATCATTTGATTGAAGCCATTACAAATTACCAAAACCGAGAACGAAGATTTGGAAAAACTAGCGAACAACTCAATTGA